The following proteins are co-located in the Dromiciops gliroides isolate mDroGli1 chromosome 2, mDroGli1.pri, whole genome shotgun sequence genome:
- the DHODH gene encoding dihydroorotate dehydrogenase (quinone), mitochondrial isoform X2 has product MILGGGGLIFTSYLTAVGDEHFYAHYLMPMLQKLVDPELAHKLSIRCISMGLLPRSAPPDSNMLEVRVLGHRFRNPLGMAAGFDKHGEAVDGLYKMGFGFVEVGSVTPKPQEGNPKPRVFRLPEDQAVINRYGFNSHGLSVVEHRLRARQQKQAKLTEDGMPLGINLGKNKSSSDAAADYTEGVRVMGPLADYLVVNVSSPNTAGLRNLQGKEELRQLLIKVLKERDALQGGHKPAVLVKIAPDLTTQEKREIASVIKELGIDGLIITNTTVSRPASLQGELRSEVGGLSGKPLRDLSTQTVSEMYSLTQGKIPIIGVGGISSGQDALEKIRAGASLVQMYTAFTYGGPPVVGKIKRELEVLLKEQGFSQLTDAVGADHRM; this is encoded by the exons ATGATCCTTGGAGGTGGAGGACTGATCTTCACCTCCTACCTGACGGCAGTGGGTGACGAGCACTTCTATGCCCACTACCTGATGCCCATGTTGCAGAAGCTGGTGGACCCAGAGCTGGCTCACAAGCTCTCCATTCGCTGCATCTCCATGGGACTCCTTCCACGCTCAGCCCCCCCAGACTCCAACATGCTG GAAGTACGGGTCCTGGGCCATAGATTCCGAAATCCCCTGGGAATGGCTGCAGGCTTTGACAAGCATGGGGAAGCAGTGGACGGACTTTATAAGATGGGCTTTGGTTTTGTTGAGGTAGGAAGTGTTACCCCAAAACCTCAGGAAGGAAACCCTAAGCCCAGGGTCTTCCGACTCCCAGAAGATCAGGCTGTTATTAACAG ATACGGGTTCAACAGTCACGGACTCTCGGTGGTGGAGCACAGGTTACGGGCGCGACAGCAGAAGCAGGCTAAGCTCACCGAAG ATGGGATGCCGCTGGGAATAAACTTGGGAAAGAACAAGAGCTCCTCAGACGCTGCAGCTGATTATACAGAAGGCGTTCGAGTGATGGGGCCTTTGGCAGATTACCTGGTGGTGAATGTTTCCAGTCCTAATACTGCTGGACTGAGGAATCTACAGGGGAAAGAAGAGTTGCGCCAGCTGCTGATCAAG GTGCTGAAGGAGAGGGATGCCTTGCAGGGTGGACACAAGCCAGCGGTGCTGGTGAAAATTGCCCCAGATCTCACGACTCAAGAGAAGAGGGAGATAGCCAGTGTGATCAAGGAG CTGGGCATCGATGGGTTGATAATCACCAACACAACAGTCAGCCGCCCTGCCAGCCTTCAGGGGGAACTTCGGTCTGAAGTGGGAGGACTGAGTGGCAAGCCCCTTCGAGACCTCTCGACTCAGACTGTGAGTGAGATGTACTCACTCACCCAAG GCAAAATTCCCATAATTGGAGTTGGTGGGATCAGCAGTGGGCAGGATGCGCTGGAGAAGATCCGCGCCGGCGCCTCCTTGGTCCAGATGTATACAGCATTCACCTACGGGGGACCACCTGTAGTGGGGAAGATCAAGCGGGAGTTAGAGGTCCTTCTGAA AGAGCAGGGTTTCAGCCAGCTCACAGATGCAGTCGGCGCAGATCATCGAATGTGA
- the DHODH gene encoding dihydroorotate dehydrogenase (quinone), mitochondrial isoform X1: protein MIAEPGWEVLLFPADGMAGRLLKKRAQEAAMILGGGGLIFTSYLTAVGDEHFYAHYLMPMLQKLVDPELAHKLSIRCISMGLLPRSAPPDSNMLEVRVLGHRFRNPLGMAAGFDKHGEAVDGLYKMGFGFVEVGSVTPKPQEGNPKPRVFRLPEDQAVINRYGFNSHGLSVVEHRLRARQQKQAKLTEDGMPLGINLGKNKSSSDAAADYTEGVRVMGPLADYLVVNVSSPNTAGLRNLQGKEELRQLLIKVLKERDALQGGHKPAVLVKIAPDLTTQEKREIASVIKELGIDGLIITNTTVSRPASLQGELRSEVGGLSGKPLRDLSTQTVSEMYSLTQGKIPIIGVGGISSGQDALEKIRAGASLVQMYTAFTYGGPPVVGKIKRELEVLLKEQGFSQLTDAVGADHRM from the exons ATGATCGCGGAGCCGGGGTGGGAGGTGTTGTTGTTTCCAGCGGACGGCATGGCGGGGCGGCTGCTGAAG AAGCGGGCCCAGGAGGCGGCGATGATCCTTGGAGGTGGAGGACTGATCTTCACCTCCTACCTGACGGCAGTGGGTGACGAGCACTTCTATGCCCACTACCTGATGCCCATGTTGCAGAAGCTGGTGGACCCAGAGCTGGCTCACAAGCTCTCCATTCGCTGCATCTCCATGGGACTCCTTCCACGCTCAGCCCCCCCAGACTCCAACATGCTG GAAGTACGGGTCCTGGGCCATAGATTCCGAAATCCCCTGGGAATGGCTGCAGGCTTTGACAAGCATGGGGAAGCAGTGGACGGACTTTATAAGATGGGCTTTGGTTTTGTTGAGGTAGGAAGTGTTACCCCAAAACCTCAGGAAGGAAACCCTAAGCCCAGGGTCTTCCGACTCCCAGAAGATCAGGCTGTTATTAACAG ATACGGGTTCAACAGTCACGGACTCTCGGTGGTGGAGCACAGGTTACGGGCGCGACAGCAGAAGCAGGCTAAGCTCACCGAAG ATGGGATGCCGCTGGGAATAAACTTGGGAAAGAACAAGAGCTCCTCAGACGCTGCAGCTGATTATACAGAAGGCGTTCGAGTGATGGGGCCTTTGGCAGATTACCTGGTGGTGAATGTTTCCAGTCCTAATACTGCTGGACTGAGGAATCTACAGGGGAAAGAAGAGTTGCGCCAGCTGCTGATCAAG GTGCTGAAGGAGAGGGATGCCTTGCAGGGTGGACACAAGCCAGCGGTGCTGGTGAAAATTGCCCCAGATCTCACGACTCAAGAGAAGAGGGAGATAGCCAGTGTGATCAAGGAG CTGGGCATCGATGGGTTGATAATCACCAACACAACAGTCAGCCGCCCTGCCAGCCTTCAGGGGGAACTTCGGTCTGAAGTGGGAGGACTGAGTGGCAAGCCCCTTCGAGACCTCTCGACTCAGACTGTGAGTGAGATGTACTCACTCACCCAAG GCAAAATTCCCATAATTGGAGTTGGTGGGATCAGCAGTGGGCAGGATGCGCTGGAGAAGATCCGCGCCGGCGCCTCCTTGGTCCAGATGTATACAGCATTCACCTACGGGGGACCACCTGTAGTGGGGAAGATCAAGCGGGAGTTAGAGGTCCTTCTGAA AGAGCAGGGTTTCAGCCAGCTCACAGATGCAGTCGGCGCAGATCATCGAATGTGA